A single region of the Stutzerimonas stutzeri genome encodes:
- a CDS encoding peptidoglycan DD-metalloendopeptidase family protein gives MLGRIILGLGLCWLASSASALTIYKYTDANGVVTYSDQAAPGAKVFTFSDRMVEKLDTQVKLETRKHAGGETLVVRNDLFAPVDVELKLTGVQNAVGAPDKPIRWVLPPRSQIRLATLAPLDPSKPLKYTPKLRHALGDPRLLPKPYKYPLPWRGGPFRLTQGANGKYSHFTPKGRYAADIAMPEGTPIIAARGGMVVKVENAQSGRGNNPAGNFVRVLHDDGTMGVYLHLMQGSVSVREGQRVETGSLLARSGNTGNSTGPHLHFVVQRNVGLAVESIPFDFSQPVNSLPNFAVGGD, from the coding sequence ATGTTAGGGCGCATCATTCTGGGGCTCGGGTTGTGCTGGCTGGCGTCGTCCGCCTCGGCCCTGACCATCTACAAATACACCGACGCCAACGGCGTGGTCACCTATAGCGACCAGGCCGCACCGGGCGCGAAGGTGTTCACCTTCAGCGACCGCATGGTCGAGAAGCTCGATACCCAGGTGAAGCTTGAAACCCGCAAACATGCCGGCGGGGAAACCCTCGTGGTGCGCAACGACCTGTTCGCCCCGGTCGACGTCGAGCTCAAGCTGACCGGCGTGCAGAACGCTGTCGGCGCCCCGGACAAGCCGATCCGCTGGGTGCTGCCGCCGCGCAGCCAGATTCGCCTGGCGACGCTGGCGCCGCTGGACCCGAGCAAGCCGCTCAAGTACACGCCCAAGCTGCGCCACGCCCTCGGCGATCCGCGCCTGCTGCCCAAGCCTTACAAGTACCCGCTGCCCTGGCGTGGCGGCCCGTTCCGTCTGACCCAGGGCGCCAACGGCAAGTACAGCCATTTCACCCCGAAAGGCCGATACGCGGCCGACATCGCCATGCCCGAGGGTACGCCGATCATCGCGGCGCGCGGCGGCATGGTGGTCAAGGTCGAAAACGCGCAGAGCGGCCGTGGCAACAACCCGGCCGGCAACTTCGTCCGTGTGCTGCATGACGACGGCACCATGGGTGTCTACCTGCATCTCATGCAGGGTTCGGTCAGCGTTCGGGAGGGCCAGCGCGTCGAGACCGGCAGCCTCTTGGCCCGCTCGGGCAACACTGGCAACAGCACCGGTCCTCACTTGCACTTCGTGGTCCAGCGCAACGTTGGCCTGGCGGTCGAGTCGATTCCCTTCGACTTCTCGCAGCCGGTCAACAGCCTGCCGAATTTCGCGGTTGGCGGCGACTGA
- a CDS encoding ABC transporter ATP-binding protein, producing the protein MATSSSNLAGDATASPRTDDQPRVVLSARGLRRDFGGFVAVNNVDLDVHHARVHALIGPNGAGKTTVFNLLTKFLQPSSGTIRLLDHDITRTDPAKVARMGLVRSFQISAVFPHLSVLENVRVALQRPGGLATQFWLPLRSLNRLNDRAMALIESVGLQDACNSPAADLSYGRKRVLEIATTLALEPKVLLLDEPMAGMGHEDVHIVSDLIREVARDRAVLMVEHNLKVVADLCHQVTVLQRGEILTSGDYRSVSQDARVREAYMGTEDE; encoded by the coding sequence ATGGCGACCAGCAGTAGCAACCTCGCCGGGGACGCCACGGCGTCCCCGCGCACGGACGATCAGCCGCGCGTCGTACTCTCGGCGCGCGGGCTGCGCCGCGACTTCGGCGGTTTCGTGGCGGTGAACAACGTCGACCTGGACGTGCACCACGCCCGGGTCCATGCGCTGATCGGCCCCAACGGTGCCGGCAAGACCACGGTGTTCAACCTCCTGACCAAATTCCTGCAACCCTCGAGCGGCACTATCCGCCTGCTCGACCACGACATCACTCGCACCGACCCGGCCAAGGTGGCCCGTATGGGACTGGTGCGCTCGTTCCAGATATCCGCCGTGTTTCCGCACCTGAGCGTACTGGAGAACGTCCGCGTAGCGCTGCAGCGGCCCGGCGGCCTGGCGACCCAGTTCTGGCTGCCGCTGCGCTCGCTGAACCGATTGAACGACCGCGCCATGGCCTTGATCGAGTCGGTCGGCCTGCAGGACGCCTGCAACAGCCCGGCGGCGGATCTATCCTACGGCCGCAAACGGGTACTGGAGATCGCCACCACCCTGGCCCTGGAACCGAAAGTGCTGTTGCTCGACGAGCCGATGGCGGGCATGGGCCATGAAGACGTGCACATCGTGTCCGACCTGATCCGCGAGGTCGCCCGTGATCGCGCGGTGCTGATGGTCGAGCACAACCTGAAGGTCGTCGCCGATCTCTGTCATCAGGTGACGGTGCTGCAGCGCGGGGAAATCCTCACGTCCGGCGACTACCGCAGCGTGAGCCAGGACGCCCGCGTGCGCGAAGCCTATATGGGGACCGAAGATGAATGA
- the phoB gene encoding phosphate regulon transcriptional regulator PhoB, whose amino-acid sequence MNGKCILIVDDEAPIREMIVVALEMAGYECLEAENIQQAHALIIDRQPDLILLDWMLPGTSGIELARRLKRDEMTASTPIIMLTAKDAEDNKIQGLEVGADDYITKPFSPRELVARLKAVLRRAAPSDNETPIEIGGLLLDPISHRVTIDGTPADMGPTEYRLLQFFMTHQERAYTRGQLLDQVWGGNVYVEERTVDVHIRRLRKALGETYENLVQTVRGTGYRFSTKS is encoded by the coding sequence ATGAACGGCAAATGCATACTGATCGTCGATGACGAAGCGCCGATTCGCGAGATGATCGTGGTGGCGCTGGAGATGGCTGGCTACGAGTGCCTCGAGGCGGAAAACATCCAGCAGGCCCATGCGCTGATCATCGATCGTCAACCCGACCTGATCCTGCTCGACTGGATGCTGCCAGGCACCTCCGGCATCGAGCTGGCGAGGCGCTTGAAGCGCGACGAGATGACGGCCAGTACGCCCATCATCATGCTCACCGCCAAGGATGCCGAGGACAACAAGATCCAGGGCCTGGAAGTGGGCGCCGACGACTACATCACCAAGCCCTTCTCACCGCGTGAACTGGTGGCGCGGCTCAAGGCCGTGCTCCGTCGCGCGGCGCCGAGCGACAACGAAACGCCGATCGAGATCGGTGGCCTGCTGCTCGACCCCATCAGCCATCGCGTCACCATCGACGGCACGCCGGCCGACATGGGCCCGACCGAATACCGGCTGTTGCAGTTCTTCATGACCCACCAGGAGCGCGCCTACACCCGCGGCCAGTTGCTCGACCAGGTCTGGGGCGGCAATGTCTACGTCGAGGAACGCACCGTGGACGTGCACATCCGCCGCCTGCGCAAGGCGCTGGGCGAGACCTATGAGAACCTGGTGCAGACCGTACGGGGCACGGGCTATCGTTTTTCCACCAAGAGCTGA
- a CDS encoding response regulator, protein MSKVSVLVVDDAPFIRDLVKKGLRSHFPGIRIEDAVNGRKAQQMLDRDSFDLILCDWEMPEMSGLELLTWCRAHDRLKTTPFIMVTSRGDKENVVQAIQSGVSDFIGKPFSNEQLTTKVRKALGRAGKLDALAASAPPRPTSTGMANDSLAALTGGKADVIKPASAAPTSSPAPGFAAPLVQPGAAKPTAASGGRGQGQLRLASGTQPCVIKALSLKEGLLVVKRGENLPQVLESAVLDLEQGEGGEVARLNGYLHAVAALEPKPDSEWLQLTFRFVDRDPQKLDYLSRLIARGTAQRHFVPGA, encoded by the coding sequence ATGAGCAAGGTCAGTGTGCTGGTTGTGGATGACGCGCCCTTCATCCGGGATCTGGTCAAGAAAGGGTTGCGCAGCCACTTCCCCGGCATTCGAATCGAGGACGCCGTGAATGGCCGCAAGGCTCAGCAGATGCTCGATCGCGATAGCTTCGATCTGATTCTCTGCGACTGGGAAATGCCCGAGATGTCCGGCCTCGAGCTGCTGACCTGGTGCCGTGCCCACGACCGGCTCAAGACCACACCCTTCATCATGGTCACCAGCCGCGGTGACAAGGAGAACGTGGTCCAGGCGATCCAGTCCGGGGTGTCCGACTTCATCGGCAAACCCTTCTCCAATGAACAGCTGACCACCAAGGTGCGCAAGGCGCTGGGTCGCGCTGGCAAGCTCGATGCGCTGGCGGCCAGTGCGCCGCCTCGGCCGACCAGCACCGGCATGGCCAATGACTCGCTGGCGGCACTGACCGGCGGCAAGGCCGATGTGATCAAACCCGCGTCCGCTGCACCGACGTCCTCGCCGGCGCCCGGATTCGCTGCGCCGTTGGTTCAGCCAGGTGCGGCCAAGCCGACCGCTGCCAGCGGTGGCCGCGGCCAGGGCCAGCTGCGCCTGGCCAGCGGCACGCAGCCCTGCGTGATCAAGGCGCTGAGCCTCAAGGAAGGACTGTTGGTGGTCAAGCGCGGCGAGAACCTGCCGCAGGTATTGGAAAGCGCCGTGCTCGATCTGGAGCAGGGGGAGGGCGGCGAGGTGGCCCGCCTGAACGGCTATTTGCATGCGGTGGCGGCGCTGGAGCCGAAGCCGGACAGTGAGTGGTTGCAGTTGACGTTCCGATTCGTCGACCGTGATCCACAGAAGCTCGACTACCTGTCGCGGTTGATCGCCCGCGGTACGGCGCAGCGGCATTTCGTGCCAGGTGCCTGA
- a CDS encoding chorismate--pyruvate lyase family protein: MSDFQTWSLADRLASPLPADVHDWLYTDRGSLTHRLTDLADGAFSVTPLVEGWQVLRDDECAALGVVAGSEGWVREVYLRGHEQPWVFARSVAARRVLEQSGLDLPHLGSRSLGELLFSDPAFARGPLEARHYPADWLPPLVRQTGLWARRSCFSQGDLRVLVAEVFLPALWHAARIAA, translated from the coding sequence GTGTCCGATTTTCAAACCTGGTCGCTCGCCGACCGCCTCGCTTCGCCGCTACCTGCCGATGTGCATGACTGGCTCTATACCGACCGCGGTTCGCTGACGCATCGCCTGACCGACCTGGCCGACGGCGCCTTCAGCGTGACGCCACTGGTCGAAGGCTGGCAGGTGCTGCGCGACGACGAATGCGCCGCGCTGGGTGTGGTCGCGGGCAGCGAGGGTTGGGTGCGCGAGGTCTATCTTCGCGGCCACGAGCAACCCTGGGTGTTCGCTCGCAGCGTCGCGGCGCGCCGCGTGCTCGAGCAGTCCGGGCTGGACCTGCCGCACCTGGGCAGCCGCTCGCTGGGCGAGCTGCTGTTCAGCGATCCGGCGTTCGCCCGCGGCCCGCTGGAAGCGCGCCATTACCCGGCTGACTGGCTACCGCCGCTGGTCAGACAGACCGGCCTCTGGGCCCGCCGCTCCTGCTTCAGCCAGGGCGACTTGCGGGTGCTGGTCGCCGAGGTCTTTCTGCCGGCGCTGTGGCACGCCGCACGGATCGCGGCCTGA
- the ubiA gene encoding 4-hydroxybenzoate octaprenyltransferase, with translation MYQKLLQSSNRLHPRAWDFIQLMRLDRPIGTYLLLWPTLWALWIAGEGSPSVKNILIFVLGVILMRAAGCVINDFADRNFDGHVSRTKGRPLATGKITAKEAWILFAVLVALSFGLVLLTNATTIWLSFGALGVASLYPFMKRYTYYPQVVLGAAFSWGIPMAFTAERGELPPEAWLLFIANVVWTVGYDTYYAMADREDDLKIGIKSTAILFGEADRVIIATLQGLALFCLILAGVRFELGQWFHLGLTIAAACFAWEFWKTRSRKPQVCFKAFLHNHWAGLAILAGIVMDYATKAS, from the coding sequence GTGTATCAGAAGCTTCTGCAATCGAGCAATCGCCTGCACCCGCGCGCCTGGGACTTCATCCAGCTGATGCGCCTGGATCGCCCGATCGGCACCTATCTGTTGCTCTGGCCAACGCTCTGGGCGCTGTGGATTGCCGGCGAGGGCTCGCCGAGCGTGAAGAACATTCTCATCTTCGTGCTGGGCGTGATCCTCATGCGCGCCGCCGGCTGCGTGATCAACGACTTCGCCGACCGCAACTTCGACGGCCACGTCTCGCGTACCAAGGGCCGTCCGCTGGCGACCGGCAAAATCACCGCGAAGGAAGCCTGGATCCTCTTCGCCGTCTTGGTCGCGCTGAGCTTCGGCCTGGTGCTGCTGACCAATGCCACGACCATCTGGCTGTCGTTCGGCGCGCTGGGCGTCGCCTCGCTCTATCCCTTCATGAAGCGCTACACCTATTACCCGCAGGTGGTGCTGGGCGCCGCCTTCTCCTGGGGCATTCCGATGGCCTTCACCGCCGAACGCGGCGAGCTGCCGCCCGAAGCCTGGCTGCTGTTCATCGCCAACGTGGTGTGGACGGTCGGCTACGACACCTACTACGCGATGGCCGACCGCGAGGACGATCTGAAGATAGGCATCAAATCCACCGCCATCCTGTTCGGCGAAGCCGATCGGGTGATCATCGCCACGCTCCAGGGCCTCGCCCTGTTCTGCCTGATCCTGGCGGGCGTGCGGTTCGAGCTGGGCCAGTGGTTCCACCTCGGCCTGACCATTGCCGCCGCCTGCTTCGCCTGGGAATTCTGGAAGACGCGCTCGCGCAAGCCCCAGGTCTGCTTCAAGGCCTTCCTGCATAACCACTGGGCCGGCCTGGCGATTCTGGCGGGAATCGTGATGGATTACGCGACAAAGGCGAGCTAG
- a CDS encoding hemolysin family protein — MDPSPALSPSYAASSYFADFGLILFALFLVLLNGFFVAAEFAMVKLRATKVEAIAKEHGWRGHILRRVHHQLDAYLSACQLGITLASLGLGWVGEPAFAHLLEPLLAAIGVESPAIVHGIAFFTAFFIISYLHIVVGELAPKSWAIRKPELLSLWTAVPLYLFYWAMYPAIYLLNASANAILRIAGQGEPGSHHEHHYSRDELKLILHSNRALDPANQDIKVLASAVEMSELEVADWANSREDLLQLDHDASLAEILELIRRHKYSRYPVYDSEQGDYIGLLHIKDLLLALAGDEQLAQHFDITALLRPLDRVSRHLPLSTLLEQLRQGGAHFVLVEEGDHKVVGFLTMEDVLEVLVGDIQDEHRKTERGILAYQPGKLLVRGDTPLYKVERLLSVDLDHIEADTLAGLIYESLKRVPEENEVLRVDDLQIVIKKMRGPKIVLAKVLRLDHEAAPL, encoded by the coding sequence ATGGACCCTTCCCCTGCGTTATCCCCGAGCTACGCCGCTTCTTCCTATTTCGCCGATTTCGGCCTGATTCTCTTTGCGCTGTTCCTGGTCCTGCTCAACGGCTTCTTCGTCGCCGCCGAGTTCGCCATGGTCAAGCTGCGCGCGACCAAGGTCGAGGCTATCGCCAAGGAGCACGGCTGGCGCGGGCATATCCTGCGCCGGGTGCACCACCAACTCGACGCCTACCTGTCGGCTTGCCAGCTGGGTATCACCCTGGCGTCACTGGGCCTGGGCTGGGTCGGCGAGCCGGCCTTCGCCCACTTGCTCGAGCCGCTGCTGGCCGCCATCGGCGTCGAGTCGCCCGCGATCGTGCATGGCATCGCCTTCTTTACCGCGTTCTTCATCATTTCCTACCTGCATATCGTCGTCGGCGAGCTCGCGCCCAAGTCCTGGGCAATCCGCAAGCCCGAGCTGCTGTCGCTGTGGACGGCCGTGCCGCTGTACCTGTTCTACTGGGCGATGTATCCAGCCATCTACCTGCTCAACGCCAGCGCCAACGCCATTTTGCGCATCGCCGGCCAGGGCGAGCCGGGCAGCCATCACGAGCACCACTACAGCCGCGACGAGCTGAAGCTGATTCTGCATTCGAACCGTGCGCTGGACCCGGCCAACCAGGACATCAAGGTGCTGGCGTCCGCCGTGGAGATGAGCGAGCTGGAGGTGGCCGACTGGGCCAACTCGCGTGAAGACCTGCTGCAATTGGACCATGACGCCTCACTGGCGGAGATCCTCGAGCTGATCCGCCGCCACAAGTACAGCCGTTACCCGGTCTACGACAGCGAACAGGGCGACTACATCGGCCTGCTGCACATCAAGGACCTGCTGCTGGCACTGGCGGGTGACGAGCAGCTTGCACAGCATTTCGATATCACCGCGCTGTTGCGGCCGCTGGATCGGGTGTCGCGACATCTGCCGCTGAGCACGCTGCTCGAGCAGCTGCGCCAGGGCGGCGCGCATTTCGTGCTGGTGGAAGAAGGCGATCACAAGGTGGTGGGCTTCCTGACCATGGAAGACGTGCTTGAAGTGCTGGTCGGCGATATCCAGGACGAGCACCGCAAGACCGAGCGCGGCATCCTCGCCTATCAGCCGGGCAAGCTGCTGGTCCGCGGCGACACCCCGCTGTACAAGGTCGAACGGCTGTTGAGCGTTGACCTCGACCACATCGAGGCCGACACCCTGGCCGGCCTGATCTATGAGAGCCTCAAACGCGTTCCGGAAGAGAACGAAGTGCTACGGGTCGACGACCTGCAGATCGTCATCAAGAAAATGCGCGGCCCCAAGATCGTGCTGGCCAAGGTGCTGCGCCTGGATCATGAGGCTGCACCGCTATAG
- the phoR gene encoding phosphate regulon sensor histidine kinase PhoR encodes MNQDWQGALVRQLLLLLAGCLLVGLISGQYGWALAVGLAGYLAWTLQQMRRLQRWLKRSQPDEPPPDGHGLWGDIFDNLYQMQRRDIRQRGQLQAVIDRVQGSTTALKDAVVMLDSDGNLEWWNPAAERLLGLKKPQDTGHPVTNLVRHPSFKEYFDNGRHDEPLELSSPVNDRLWLQVTITRYGNSEHLMVVRDITRLHQLEQMRKDFVANVSHELRTPLTVIAGYLETMLEHTEQMPPRWPRALHQMNQQAGRMQHLLNDLLLLAKLEATSPPTNTPPVNVAALLQSIKSDAQALSAERNHHINVEADPTLLLKGSESELRSAFSNLVFNAVKYTPDNGEIQIRWWCNEHGAHLAVQDSGIGIESKHLPRLTERFYRVDSSRASNTGGTGLGLAIVKHVLLRHEGRLDVNSTPGKGSTFTCHFPLSQATVK; translated from the coding sequence GTGAACCAAGACTGGCAAGGCGCTCTGGTGCGCCAGCTGCTTCTGTTGTTGGCCGGCTGCCTGCTGGTCGGGCTGATCTCCGGTCAGTACGGCTGGGCATTGGCGGTGGGTCTGGCCGGCTACCTGGCCTGGACGCTTCAACAGATGCGCCGCCTGCAGCGCTGGCTCAAGCGCAGCCAGCCGGACGAGCCACCGCCGGACGGCCATGGCCTTTGGGGCGACATCTTCGACAACCTGTACCAGATGCAGCGCCGCGATATCCGCCAGCGCGGCCAGCTGCAGGCGGTGATCGATCGCGTCCAGGGCTCGACCACGGCGCTGAAGGACGCCGTGGTGATGCTCGACAGCGATGGCAATCTGGAGTGGTGGAACCCGGCTGCCGAGCGCCTGCTCGGCCTGAAGAAGCCGCAGGATACCGGCCACCCGGTGACCAACCTGGTGCGGCATCCCAGCTTCAAGGAGTACTTCGACAACGGCCGCCACGACGAGCCGCTGGAACTGTCCTCACCGGTCAATGATCGCCTCTGGTTGCAGGTCACCATCACCCGCTACGGCAACAGCGAACACTTGATGGTGGTGCGTGACATCACCCGACTCCATCAGCTCGAGCAGATGCGCAAGGATTTCGTGGCGAACGTCTCGCACGAGTTGCGCACGCCGCTGACGGTGATCGCCGGGTACCTGGAAACCATGCTCGAGCACACCGAGCAGATGCCCCCGCGCTGGCCACGGGCACTGCATCAGATGAACCAGCAAGCCGGGCGCATGCAGCATTTGCTCAACGATCTGTTGCTGCTGGCGAAACTCGAGGCCACCAGCCCGCCGACCAACACCCCACCGGTCAACGTGGCCGCCCTGTTGCAGTCGATCAAGAGCGATGCCCAGGCGCTTTCCGCCGAGCGCAACCATCACATCAACGTCGAGGCCGACCCGACGCTGTTGCTCAAGGGCAGCGAGAGCGAGCTGCGCAGCGCCTTTTCCAACCTCGTGTTCAATGCCGTGAAATACACCCCGGACAACGGCGAGATCCAGATCCGCTGGTGGTGCAACGAGCACGGCGCGCATCTGGCGGTGCAGGATTCGGGGATTGGCATCGAATCCAAGCACTTGCCGCGCCTGACCGAGCGCTTCTACCGGGTCGACTCCAGCCGCGCCAGCAACACCGGCGGGACCGGGCTCGGCCTGGCCATCGTCAAGCACGTGCTGCTGCGCCACGAAGGCCGCCTCGACGTCAACAGCACCCCTGGCAAGGGCAGCACCTTCACCTGCCACTTTCCGTTGTCGCAAGCGACGGTGAAATGA
- a CDS encoding ABC transporter ATP-binding protein, which yields MNDATPLLSVRELNAWYGESHALHGIDLDVHQGETVTLLGRNGVGKTTALRSIMGIIRKRTGTIHFDGHDMMRIPLHRAAHTGMGFVPEERGIFATLTVDENLNLPPIIAKGGMSASEIYELFPNLKERRNSPGTKLSGGEQQMLAIARILRTGAKLLLLDEPTEGLAPVIVQRIGDVLLTLKQRGMTILLVEQNFRFASKVADRFYLVDHGRIVDSFQVGELSDRMTILNETLGV from the coding sequence ATGAATGACGCGACCCCTTTGTTGAGCGTGCGCGAACTCAACGCCTGGTATGGCGAGAGCCACGCCCTGCACGGCATCGACCTGGACGTGCATCAGGGCGAGACCGTGACACTGCTCGGCCGCAATGGCGTGGGCAAGACCACGGCGCTGCGCTCGATCATGGGCATCATCCGCAAACGGACCGGAACCATCCACTTCGACGGCCACGACATGATGCGCATACCGCTGCATCGCGCCGCCCATACGGGCATGGGCTTCGTGCCGGAGGAGCGCGGCATCTTCGCCACCCTGACGGTGGACGAGAACCTCAACCTGCCGCCGATCATCGCCAAGGGCGGCATGTCCGCCAGCGAGATCTACGAGCTGTTCCCCAACCTCAAGGAGCGCCGCAACAGCCCGGGCACCAAGCTGTCCGGCGGGGAGCAGCAGATGCTGGCGATCGCGCGCATCTTGCGCACCGGCGCGAAGCTGCTGCTGCTCGACGAGCCCACCGAAGGGTTGGCCCCGGTGATCGTCCAGCGCATCGGCGATGTGCTGCTGACGCTCAAGCAGCGCGGCATGACCATCCTGCTGGTCGAGCAGAATTTCCGCTTCGCCAGCAAAGTCGCTGACCGCTTCTACCTGGTCGACCATGGGCGGATCGTCGACAGTTTCCAGGTCGGCGAGCTGTCGGACCGCATGACCATACTCAACGAAACCCTGGGGGTCTGA
- a CDS encoding ABC transporter substrate-binding protein, which yields MKLLAIATATLSAAAAIPATAAEISDGKVKIGILNDQSGVYADFGGKWSYEAAKMAAEDFGGKVQGAPIEIVTADHQNKPDIASNIARQWYDREQVDSIMELTTSSVALAVQGISKEKKKIDLVTGAATVELTGKQCSPYGFHWAYDTHALAVGTGGALVSQGGKSWYFLTADYAFGYSLEEQTSEFVKAKGGEIKGAVRHPLATNDYSSFLLQAQSSGAQVIGLANAGLDTANAIKQAAEFGIVASGQRLAALLFTLSEVHGLGLEAAQGLTLTESFYWDRDDQSREFGKRFFERTGRMPNMVHAGTYSGVMQYLKAIDKVGTDDTEAVAKAMHEMPVNDLFARNGKVGANGRLISDVYLMEVKKPDESKQPWDYYKVLATVPGDEAYIKPADSGCDLVKQ from the coding sequence ATGAAGCTTCTGGCAATTGCAACGGCAACACTGAGCGCGGCGGCGGCGATACCCGCGACAGCCGCCGAGATATCCGATGGCAAGGTGAAAATCGGCATCCTCAACGACCAGTCCGGGGTCTACGCCGACTTTGGCGGCAAATGGTCCTATGAGGCGGCCAAGATGGCGGCCGAGGACTTCGGTGGAAAGGTGCAGGGCGCGCCGATCGAAATCGTGACGGCCGACCACCAGAACAAGCCTGACATCGCCTCCAACATCGCTCGACAGTGGTACGACCGCGAGCAGGTCGACTCGATCATGGAGCTGACCACCTCCTCCGTGGCGCTCGCGGTGCAAGGCATCTCCAAGGAAAAAAAGAAGATCGACCTGGTGACCGGTGCGGCCACGGTGGAGCTGACCGGCAAGCAGTGCTCGCCCTATGGCTTCCACTGGGCCTATGACACCCATGCCCTGGCAGTCGGTACCGGCGGTGCGCTGGTATCCCAGGGCGGCAAGAGCTGGTACTTCCTCACTGCCGATTACGCCTTCGGTTATTCGCTGGAAGAACAGACCAGCGAGTTCGTCAAAGCCAAGGGCGGCGAGATCAAAGGCGCCGTGCGCCATCCACTGGCGACCAACGACTATTCCTCGTTCCTGCTCCAGGCCCAGTCGTCAGGCGCTCAGGTCATCGGCCTGGCCAACGCCGGCCTGGACACCGCCAACGCCATCAAGCAGGCCGCGGAGTTCGGCATCGTCGCCAGCGGTCAGCGCCTGGCAGCGCTGCTCTTCACCCTGTCGGAAGTCCACGGGCTCGGCCTCGAGGCCGCGCAGGGGCTGACCCTGACGGAAAGCTTCTACTGGGACCGTGACGATCAATCCCGTGAATTCGGCAAGCGCTTCTTCGAGCGCACCGGGCGCATGCCGAACATGGTCCACGCGGGCACCTATTCGGGCGTGATGCAGTACCTCAAGGCCATCGACAAGGTCGGCACCGATGACACCGAAGCGGTCGCCAAGGCCATGCACGAGATGCCGGTAAACGACCTTTTCGCCCGTAACGGCAAGGTTGGCGCCAACGGCCGCCTGATCAGCGACGTATACCTGATGGAGGTGAAGAAGCCGGACGAAAGCAAGCAACCCTGGGATTACTACAAGGTGCTGGCCACCGTTCCGGGCGACGAGGCCTACATCAAGCCAGCCGACAGCGGCTGCGATCTGGTCAAGCAATAA
- a CDS encoding BCCT family transporter, protein MNMILSGAIIVLLATTLLILMRWGNLRCTGTEPVGLFTFLAILFTSGLDMGLIIFPLTEFPTYAKETIYQFSNPLAVEFGFWGFLIWAFYFITTFYFCVVEPRVKLFELRPVKLVNNVVIVTTCAFTAYLFLVNIAWYAPELGDSLNYLVVAAIVLAAVYSSTDIRYLKLLSVGSTWLFFALIVGMWWAADLGLAFFGEAATQIGTGYFAELPGFILPLGDYHAFYLFWWFAWSVMIGQFVSRFVGGLRTWQLLLALLVIPSIPLAIWFSVLYGYFTLDIEVGQFAKLAMLGVGVIFVINSVDSLVRLYTDNLGISVERLGRPRFIALNVGLLISLVLLFKFTPFEIQWVGLVVIGLYAATLALLLWRHRPALRGIGISH, encoded by the coding sequence ATGAATATGATTTTATCGGGCGCGATCATTGTCCTGCTCGCGACCACCTTGCTGATCCTGATGCGCTGGGGCAACCTGCGCTGTACCGGAACGGAGCCAGTGGGCCTGTTCACCTTTCTCGCCATTCTGTTCACGTCCGGCCTGGACATGGGCCTGATCATCTTCCCACTGACCGAATTTCCCACCTACGCCAAGGAAACCATCTACCAGTTCTCCAACCCCCTGGCGGTGGAGTTCGGCTTCTGGGGCTTCCTGATCTGGGCCTTCTATTTCATCACCACCTTCTACTTCTGCGTGGTCGAGCCGCGGGTCAAGCTGTTCGAGCTGCGACCGGTGAAGCTCGTCAACAACGTGGTGATCGTCACCACCTGCGCCTTCACCGCCTACCTGTTCTTGGTCAACATTGCCTGGTACGCGCCCGAGCTCGGCGACAGCCTGAACTACCTGGTGGTAGCGGCAATCGTTCTGGCAGCGGTCTATTCGAGCACCGACATCCGCTACCTGAAACTGCTCAGCGTCGGCTCGACCTGGCTGTTCTTCGCGCTGATCGTCGGCATGTGGTGGGCGGCGGATCTCGGCCTGGCCTTCTTCGGCGAGGCGGCAACGCAGATCGGCACCGGCTACTTCGCCGAACTGCCCGGCTTCATCCTGCCGCTGGGTGACTACCACGCTTTCTATCTGTTCTGGTGGTTCGCCTGGAGCGTGATGATCGGCCAGTTCGTCTCGCGCTTCGTCGGTGGCCTGCGCACCTGGCAACTGCTGCTGGCGTTGCTGGTCATCCCGTCCATTCCCCTGGCGATCTGGTTCTCGGTGCTCTACGGCTACTTCACGCTGGATATCGAGGTCGGTCAGTTCGCCAAGCTCGCCATGCTCGGCGTCGGGGTGATCTTCGTCATCAACTCGGTGGATTCGCTGGTACGGCTGTACACCGATAACCTCGGCATCAGCGTCGAGAGGCTCGGCCGGCCGCGCTTCATTGCCTTGAACGTCGGCCTGCTGATCAGTCTGGTGCTGCTGTTCAAGTTCACCCCCTTCGAAATCCAGTGGGTGGGCCTGGTGGTGATCGGCCTGTATGCCGCGACCCTGGCACTGCTGCTGTGGCGCCATCGCCCCGCCCTGCGCGGCATCGGCATCAGCCACTGA